The following are encoded in a window of Thunnus albacares chromosome 9, fThuAlb1.1, whole genome shotgun sequence genomic DNA:
- the zgc:109982 gene encoding retinol dehydrogenase 8 codes for MNQKVVLITGCSSGIGLALATRISKDEKKRFMVYATMRNLSKGKDLVEAAGRSLGRTLEIKQLDVCDENSIKACVDSLPDRRVDILISNAGMGLIGPIECQSIDEMKTVMDTNFFGLVRLLKEILPDMKRRKKGHIVVISSVMGIQGILFNDVYAASKFAVEGFCESLAVQALRFNLNISLIEPGPVITEFERKVYDEGMKTDLSNADKITADMFTNIYLKNYKQIFETLGQTAEDVAEHTHKIITMENPPFRHQTNTLYTPMTTLKYADPNGDLPIDTFYKMVFEHDKVFNASLNFLKLLRWRSRKSFTLEKDKSNS; via the exons TGTATGCTACCATGAGGAACCTGAGTAAGGGTAAGGACCTGGTTGAGGCAGCAGGCAGGAGTCTGGGCAGAACTTTGGAAATCAAACAGCTGGACGTATGTGACGAGAACTCCATCAAAGCCTGTGTAGACAGCCTGCCTGACCGCCGGGTGGACATTCTTA TAAGTAATGCTGGGATGGGTCTGATTGGACCCATCGAGTGTCAGTCTATTGATGAGATGAAAACTGTCATGGATACCAACTTCTTTGGGCTGGTGCGGCTGCTGAAGGAAATCCTACCTGacatgaagaggaggaaaaaaggccATATTGTGGTCATTAGCAGTGTCATGGGCATCCAGG ggattttatttaatgatgtcTATGCAGCATCCAAATTTGCAGTGGAAGGCTTCTGTGAGAGCTTGGCAGTACAAGCCCTGAGATTTAATCTCAA taTCAGTCTGATCGAGCCAGGTCCAGTGATAACAGAGTTTGAACGTAAAGTCTATGATGAAGGCATGAAGACTGATCTCAGCAATGCTGACAAAATTACTGCTGACATGTTCACCAACATCTACTTGAAGAACTACAAACAAATCTTTGAAACCCTCGGGCAGACTGCTGAGGATGTAGCAGAG CATACTCACAAGATCATCACCATGGAGAATCCCCCGTTCCGTCATCAGACAAATACGCTTTACACCCCTATGACCACCCTCAAATATGCTGACCCTAATGGTGACCTCCCAATTGACACATTTTATAAAATGGTGTTTGAACACGATAAGGTCTTCAATGCCAGTCTAAACTTCCTCAAGCTGCTACGCTGGAGAAGCCGAAAGAGCTTCACACTGGAAAAAGATAAGAGCAACTCATAA
- the LOC122989195 gene encoding protein wntless homolog, with amino-acid sequence MAGAIIESMSTKKLFFLVLFILVFQVLSILVGALIAPCPTSAIRYLATKCINRHRAHVWLVPWGSNQCQQIHSFDEPLAKTLDANDIVFAVHIPLPNKEMSPWFQYMLAVLQFDIAFKMINQIEDDVIVTIDAGLAYRDDLVSEWTTKFHSVEQRPLRCTFEVPKIYENEGRFYHCDPIPFMELGSVAHKYFLINIRLPVNDTVNVGIGEIKDIHIVGIHQNGGFTKVWISMKTVFSPWIFVAAAWYWHRISLMARQPVLLEKVIFALGISMMFLNVPVEWLSLGFEWTWMLLLEDVQQGVFYSTLFCFWIIFCGEHLMDQSQRNRLSAYWWQVGLVVFSSSVLLIFDLSERGVHLTNPFYSVWASEFGTNLVITFIIVAGIAACLYFLSLCCMVLCVFRNIGGKIQQLPAMPEARKLHYKGIIFRFKFLMLVTLACAAMTVIFFILTQVSEGHWHWGDYTLQVHSAFLTGIYGMWNLYVFTIIFLYAPSHKHYRNKPGDSRQTDSLKKPESQDTQLTCGEQGPTETYRIMGKVVVE; translated from the exons ATGGCAGGAGCAATCATAGAAAGCATGAGCACTAAGAAATTGTTTTTCTTGGTTCtctttattcttgtttttcaaGTTCTGTCCATCTTGGTTGGCGCATTAATTG CTCCCTGTCCCACAAGTGCCATCCGCTACTTGGCCACCAAATGCATAAATCGCCACAGGGCGCATGTGTGGCTCGTGCCATGGGGATCAAATCAGTGCCAGCAGATCCACAGTTTCGATGAGCCTTTGGCAAAAACACTGGATGCCAATGACATCGTTTTTGCCGTGCACATACCTCTTCCCAACAAGGAGATGAGCCCCTGGTTTCAGTATATGTTGGCTGTTCTACAATTTGACATTGCATTCAAAATGATCAATCAGATTG AAGATGATGTTATTGTCACTATTGATGCTGGACTGGCGTACAGGGATGATTTGGTTTCTGAGTGGACCACAAAATTTCACTCAGTGGAGCAAAGACCGCTTAGGTGCACATTTGAAGTCCCTAAG ATATATGAAAATGAAGGCCGCTTTTATCACTGTGACCCGATACCATTCATGGAACTAGGAAGTGTGGCCcacaaatattttctaattaacATACGCTTGCCAGTTAATGACACAGTGAACGTTGGAATTGGAGAAATAAAGGACATCCACATAGTG GGCATCCACCAGAATGGAGGCTTCACTAAAGTGTGGATCAGCATGAAGACTGTCTTCAGCCCGTGGATATTCGTAGCCGCAGCTTGGTACTGGCACAGGATCAGCCTCATGGCGAGACAGCCAGTCCTCCTGGAAAA GGTAATATTTGCCCTGGGTATCTCTATGATGTTCCTGAACGTGCCGGTGGAGTGGCTCTCCCTGGGCTTTGAGTGGACGTGGATGCTGTTGTTGGAAGATGTCCAACAGGGCGTCTTCTACTCCACACTCTTCTGTTTCTGGATCATCTTCTGCGGGGAACATCTCATG GACCAAAGTCAGAGGAATCGGCTCTCAGCGTACTGGTGGCAGGTTGGACTCGTGGTGTTCAGTTCATCTGTTCTCCTCATATTTGACCTGAGTGAAAG GGGGGTTCATTTGACCAACCCTTTCTACAGCGTGTGGGCATCGGAATTTGGGACCAATCTTGTT ATTACCTTCATTATTGTGGCAGGCATTGCTGCTTGTCTctacttcctctctctgtgttgcaTGGTGCTTTGTGTGTTCAGGAACATTGGTGGGAAAATCCAGCAACTCCCTGCAATGCCTGAGGCTAGGAAACTGCATTATAAG GGTATCATCTTCAGGTTCAAGTTTTTGATGCTGGTAACTCTAGCATGTGCAGCCATGACTGTCATCTTCTTCATCTTAACTCAA GTCAGTGAAGGTCACTGGCACTGGGGAGACTACACTCTGCAAGTCCACAGTGCCTTTCTCACAGGGATCTACGGCATGTGGAACCTGTATGTGTTCACCATAATCTTCCTCTATGCTCCCTCCCACAAGCACTACAGAAACAAGCCAGGAGACAGTCGACAGACAG ATTCGCTGAAGAAGCCTGAGAGCCAAGACACACAGCTGACATGTGGAGAGCAGGGCCCAACAGAGACCTACAGGATCATGGGGAAGGTGGTGGTGGAGTAG
- the dr1 gene encoding protein Dr1: MASSSGNDDDLTIPRAAINKMIKETLPNVRVANDARELVVNCCTEFIHLISSEANEICNKSDKKTISPEHVINALESLGFASYITEVKDVLQECKTVALKRRKASSRLENLGIPEEELLRQQQELFAKARQQQAELAQQEWLQMQQAAQQAQMAAASASAAQQAGSSQDEDEEDDM, translated from the exons ATGGCTTCTTCCTCTGGAAACGACGACGACCTCACCATCCCCAGAGCAGCTATCaacaaaatgattaaagaaACTCTCCCAAACGTACGAGTGGCCAACGACGCCCGGGAGCTGGTGGTTAACTGCTGCACAGAGTTCATACACCTCATATCCTCGGAGGCCAATGAAATATGCAACAAGTCCGACAAGAAGACCATATCTCCTGAGCATGTCATAAATG CCCTTGAGAGTCTTGGTTTCGCATCATATATCACGGAGGTGAAAGATGTCCTGCAGGAGTGTAAAACTGTGGCtctgaagaggaggaaggcCAGCTCTCGACTGGAGAACCTTGGTATCCCAGAGGAAGAGCTCCTCAGACAACAACAGGAATTGTTTGCCAAG GCGCggcagcagcaggcagagcTCGCCCAGCAGGAGTGGTTGCAGATGCAGCAGGCCGCCCAACAGGCACAGATGGCAGCAGCATCTGCCAGCGCCGCACAGCAGGCCGGTTCCTCTCAGGATGAAGACGAGGAGGATGACATGTGA
- the gng12b gene encoding guanine nucleotide-binding protein G(I)/G(S)/G(O) subunit gamma-12 — MSSKMQSIAQARRTVQQLRIEASIERIKVSKASSDLMRYCGEHAKNDPLLMGVPASENPFKDKKPCTVL, encoded by the exons ATGTCATCAAAAATGCAGAGCATAGCTCAGGCCAGGCGGACGGTGCAGCAGCTGAGGATAGAGGCCAGCATTGAGAGAATAAAG GTGTCCAAGGCGTCATCAGACTTGATGCGGTACTGTGGAGAACATGCCAAGAACGACCCGCTGCTCATGGGTGTCCCTGCTTCAGAAAACCCTTTCAAGGACAAGAAGCCTTGCACTGTTTTGTAG